In a single window of the Neodiprion virginianus isolate iyNeoVirg1 chromosome 1, iyNeoVirg1.1, whole genome shotgun sequence genome:
- the LOC124303864 gene encoding uncharacterized protein LOC124303864, producing MAIIEPEMINQNIRSNHSESSHFSNSKETYNSTVRVAASYDMGYSTKRSGRTYDSMNGYAAFLGRETGKAIDYLTTNRGCRMCALGHPKSDHDCRLNFVGSAKAMEPFAAASMTSSSKIFKEHNIEVGILIGDDDSSTIAAVRAASQSQCRYVKNPLTYDHKVIKGGFQSPDLYKDLKHIFRKLADNADRFAAGASSQANESLNATMTSHYPKSRCYSRTASGDFRFACAIGEKNLGERYLQEAATKRLLSPEFHTTKYVDRKEKEAKRRYLRTKRPEFKKRRLFSKEQRTNLRKKKEDMEGIQYESNMGLLSTNVAHDSSLNTEGINEEINEADDNGTQVSEPIAVFFDLETSSFSKQSDILQIAAQYNKSKFSVYVNPTQKIAAQASEANGLTNVRGELILNGTRVPSISLRLALDAFRNFLTKLKHPVVLVAHNCKFDAPILINSVKKMTMTDDFGSVVVGFADTLPLIKSATNREGKGKCTLTGLASWLQISADGAHNAVYDVLMLVQIIENLQITTKQLMDRSITWSDTSASIRNAEKSATLLKTLNKLGACISTGIKKKIADADITYKDLINTFRDDGDAGIKKLLGKDENDKVRVTKTKTIIENLLNHLRTKGL from the exons ATGGCGATAATTGAGCCTGAGATGATTAATCAAAATATAAGAAGTAATCATTCTGAGTCAAGTCATTTCTCAAATTCCAAAGAAACTTACAATAGTACTGTACGTGTTGCTGCGTCGTATGATATGGGTTACAGTACAAAAAGAAGTGGAAGAACATACGATAGTATGAATGGATATGCAGCATTCTTGGGTAGGGAAACTGGTAAAGCCATAGATTATTTAACAACAAATCGTGGTTGTAGAATGTGTGCCCTAGGTCATCCTAAATCAGACCACGATTGTAGGCTAAACTTCGTTGGAAGTGCAAAAGCTATGGAACCTTTTGCTGCTGCAAGTATGACTTCCagtagtaaaatttttaaagagcATAATATTGAAGTTGGAATTTTAATTGGAGATGACGACAGCTCAACGATTGCTGCTGTCCGTGCTGCAAGCCAATCACAA TGTAGATATGTGAAGAATCCTTTAACTTATGACCATAAAGTTATTAAAGGAGGTTTCCAGAGCCCTGATTTATATAAAGATTTGAAACATATATTCAGGAAATTAGCAGATAACGCGGATCGGTTTGCTGCTGGTGCATCTAGCCAAGCAAACGAAAGTCTGAATGCTACTATGACAAGCCATTACCCTAAGTCTCGATGCTACTCTCGGACGGCTTCTGGAGATTTTCGGTTTGCCTGCGCTATCGGTGAGAAAAATCTCGGAGAAAGATACCTTCAAGAAGCTGCAACGAAAAGACTTTTATCTCCTGAATTTCACACGACTAAATACGTggacagaaaagaaaaagaagcaaaaagaCGATATTTAAGAACAAAACGTCCAGAGTTTAAAAAAAGGCGTTTGTTTTCAAAAGAACAGCGTACTAATCTGCgcaagaagaaagaagatatGGAAGGTATCCAGTATGAATCTAATATGGGATTACTTTCAACAAATGTTGCTCACGACTCTAGTCTTAATACAGAGGGTATAAATGAAGAGATCAATGAAGCTGATGATAATGGAACACAAGTTTCAGAACCTATTGcagtattttttgatttggaAACATCAAGCTTTTCAAAACAATCTGATATTCTTCAGATTGCGGCTCAATACAATAAATccaaattttcagtttatgTCAACCCTACTCAAAAAATTGCTGCACAAGCATCTGAGGCAAATGGTTTAACAAATGTTAGAGGTGAATTAATACTCAATGGTACTAGAGTACCATCAATTTCACTGAGATTAGCTTTGGATGCTTTTCGTAACTTTCTAACGAAACTGAAGCATCCGGTGGTTTTAGTTGCTCACAACTGCAAATTTGATGCTCCGATTCTTATTAATTCTGTTAAAAAAATGACTATGACGGATGACTTTGGGTCTGTGGTTGTAGGTTTTGCAGATACACTGCCTCTTATTAAATCAGCAACAAATCGTGAAGGAAAAGGAAAGTGTACTCTAACAGGTCTGGCTTCATGGCTACAAATTTCTGCGGATGGTGCGCATAATGCTGTATACGATGTTTTAATGCTGGTGCAAATTATTGAGAATCTTCAAATCACAACAAAGCAATTAATGGATCGCAGTATAACTTGGAGTGATACAAGTGCGAGTATTCGTAATGCTGAAAAATCAGCTACACTGTTAAAAACACTCAACAAATTAGGAGCTTGCATATCTACtggcattaaaaaaaaaattgctgatGCTGATATTACCTATAAAGATTTAATCAACACTTTTCGTGATGATGGGGAtgcaggaataaaaaaattattaggaaaagatgaaaatgacAAAGTTCGTGTTACTAAAACtaaaacaattattgaaaatttgttaaatcATTTAAGAACCAAAGGTTTATAA